The following DNA comes from Brassica oleracea var. oleracea cultivar TO1000 chromosome C5, BOL, whole genome shotgun sequence.
GTAAGATCTCTTTCTCCCGAAATTGTTTTACATGTTTAGAGCATTTCCAACAATAAAAATTTTAAAGAGTTTCTAAAACAAACAAAAAATATGAATATTTTAGCAAAATATAATTAGATAATTAAAAGTTAATTGTAAAATTAAAATCCAACCAATGTATAAGATACAAGTGTTACGTAGAGATAACGTGGAATTCTAAAAAATCTTGATATAATTTTTCTCCATTTTCTTTCCTAATTTTTTTTTTTAAGAACTCCTCAAAACCATGGTTGGGGTGCTCTTACTCGATTTGTCATAGTTAAAAATAATGGTTTGTTCGTCAGAGAATAAGAACATCGACGACTACCAATCCCTGATGGTGTCGCACCTCTTGATGTTATACGTAATATCAAATCAGCTCTTCATCAAAATGGGCTTTCGTTGGTGGTTGATTGAGACCAGGGCTTATACACCCAAATTCATGATTTTTAGGAATCATAGGAATGGGCGCATCATGACATCGTGAGATGTCTCGCCCGAACGAATTAGTTGGGCCAGAATATACGGTAAGTATCTTACTCTCTACACTCTTTACATTTATTTACTCATTATTTTAACTGCATGTCTCTGGTTCACAGGGTGAAAATTCGGATGCTATCAGAATACCTATAGATATGATTGGTCTCGCAACATTGGTGCATGGACCTCAACCATCAAATTTTGTGGTAATCGCCAAACTTACCCCGAAAAATCAGCTGCTCAGGGTTCTTCAGTGTTTGAAATAGTGTTTCCCTCTTCGTAGAGTTGCCTGATAACACTGCACTAAATTCTATAGACTCACTCGTTAATTCGACAAAAGTTATTGCTAGAATCAAAAGGCCAGCAGGTCATGTTTGTCCATGGCAAGTTGATGGAGATGCTTTTAGGTGGACGATAGCCACTATGCGGCTGCATGATGAGGAGGATGCTTGCTCATATGATTAGTCAATGTGGCCTTGATACTTTTTGTTTTCTGTCAAAATTCCCCGGTTAATGTATGTTGTTTCATCTTTCTTCAAATTATTTGTAGTTTTCTTCCATTAGTGACTTCTTCGATTTCCAAGAATTTTTAGTTTCATAAGCAACTGTTGTCAGGATCGTTATAATATAAGAAAACTAAATATTTGGCATGGTTAAGGTATAATATAAGAAAACTAAATATTTGGCATGGTTAGACCATGATTAACTTCGTATTCTTAACTGGAGTTCCTACGTTTAACTAAGAGACTGTTCTTAGCTTTTCTTAAGGTTTTTTTTATTATAAATATTTATTGATATAAATTAGTATTTTGTGATTATTATACATTATTATGTTACAAAGTCGCATTATATTAAATAATAGATTTTTAAAAATATATATAATTTAAAAATTACTTTATTTGAAATATTTTATAAAATTCTATTATATATGAAGGTGAGCATATTGTGAAATAAAAATATTCAACGCAACCTATATAACGACGTCTGACGTTGTTTGCAATATCTCATTTTTTTATATAACTGTGATTAAAATTATTCTAACCTGTGTTGAGAAATCAAGTGTATAAGGTTAGTAAAAATATCGAACAGTTAACGGCAGAAAGAATGTAACCGTTTATGCTTAGGAGTAATAGAAAGTGGGTGTTAAATATAACCAGAAGCAGTTAGATAAAAATCAGTTTTTTCAAAAAGTAGGTCTAATGACAAAATAAGTAATATTCCAAGTAGTGGTAGGGGCAAAAGATAGCAATGATTCTGTATTAATAATAGTGATAACAACCGTAGTTGAAATATGTAAAAAAAAATGTTAAATCATGAGTTAAGACTTCCGATTAAAAAATCGGGGTTAATCATGCCATTAAAGCTTCTTCATTGATGGTTTTTTCATCAAGTGGCTTAAGATAAATATTAATAAAGAACATAAAAGTATGAAAGAGAATAGGAAAAATATGAAAATCTATTGTCATTGAAGAAAATTCGAAGTTTTTAGAAGGTACCATCTCTCCACTTGCCACTTATTTATTGGTACAATTTTTCTTAAAACATTAAAATTCAATTACAAAACTAAATATGCTAAAATAATATTATAATAACGTGTAGAAATTGTGGTTGAGAGACTTAACCACTGATGTTGCTCTTAAGGTGCCTAAAACTTGGATGTGTTTCTGTATGGATCCAGTAATGCAAGTGATGTTTTTGAATAATTCTCAAGACTGTAACATAGTCTTTTTTGCTTAGAGATGGTGGAGAGCTAACGGCGCCATAACAATTCTCATTTTTGTTTTACTTAATAGCTATTTGCATAAGAAGACTGATACATACAGTGGTCTCTTTGCAACAAGATGACACTTTTATTGACTGCACGATGTCACCCACTGTTTTTACGGGACGGTTCATTACGTGTGTGACGATGCTCCACGCTGGATCATCAAGACTAGCAAGGTTTGTGTTTCAGTGAAGGAAGAGTGCATGGCTAAGGTTGGAGAGACCATGTAGAGTTGGACAAACATACGACTATGAGAGCTAAAACCTGCAATAATAAATTTAATGTGAATAGAATAAGATTTAGGACCATGATAGGAAAGCCCTCTCTATAAGTAGATTTAGAAATAGTTGTCCGAATTAAACTAATATTATTGATAATGAATATGACAAATACAAATAACAGAACACAGATGTATAGTATTACAAGTCTAAAGCAGCACCTATTAAATAATGTTTTTTTATATTGTTTTTATACTTTTCAGCTCGATTCAACTATTTTGCGTATATAAAGTAATGAGAAAAAGCTTCATAGTTCTGCATTTTGACCTTCTGAAAGTATCCAAATAGCACATCGTATTTTACTATGTAATGAAGTGTAAAAACTGATTTCAAAATAAATATCTCTTTCAAAAACTGAAAACAGTCAACATCTGAATTACATATCATATGCATTAACAAAAATGATGGAAGAATAACAAACGAAAAGGCAAACTTTAATTATGACAATAATAAAAAGATAATATATAGGTATTTTAATAAGTTTCAAAACACAAAGAAAACAAATTATACATTTAATACTTTTTGTTTCAAAATGATCTTTATCTAAAACTCGTTTAAAAAATATATTTACATTTTTAGGTATTTTTATTTGGTAATAATGATAAGTTATAAATTTTAAAATTAATTATGTTTATTAAATTCAACTGAATAAAAATTATGAAAAATAATTAATCATAAAATAATAAATCTATATTAAAATTGAATATATTTATGTGAAAATTGCTAAACATATTTTATTTTATTTTGAAACTAATGGAGTATATCTTTTTGACCGAATCCTTCTTTTTGTTTTTGGGTCAAAAAAAACGTTAATGGTTTGAGACTTAAGAGCATCTTTAACACATATGTTAATGTTAATCACACGAGTCCCGGATAAGAACATTCGAACAAATACCAACACACAAAAGAAAGAAGAAGAATGTTGTCGAGGTTGTTCAAGGCTGGTGAGAAGGTTCTGTCCAATCTTGTTAACAAGAAAGACTTTCACATGGCGTCGAGCAATACAGAGAATCCTCCCAAAGTGCAAGAGCTTTACGAGCTCTGCAAATCCACTTTCACTGGGAAAGCTCCTTCTCCTGGTTCCACCCCCGTCCAAAAATTATGCTATCTCTTGGGTATCTTCGTTTTCTCCCTTTCACTCTGCTTCATTTCGGCGTTAGGGTTTGCAATTTCGTCTGGGTTTGATCGAATCAGTATAACATTTTATCGAATCAGGGTTGAATTTTAGGACTCGTTGTGGTGAATTGGTGGTTAAAGGTAGAAACTTTGTGAATGTTTTTGCGTTTACAAGCAGAGATGTGATTTGGGTTTTTGGTCATCATGCAGATTCAGTGAGTCCTGGAGATGTTGGGCTTGAAGAGGAAGCTCAAGATGATGATAGAGGCTATGGAGTTTCTGGGGTTAGCCGCGTCAACAGAGTAGGAAGATGGGCTCAGCCGATCACATTCTTAGACATTCATGAATGTGATACCTTTACAGTAAGTGTCTTTGAGATTTTGATACTGGTGATACAATCATGAAATCTAAATTATATGTTTCTTTCTTCAGATGTGTGTTTTTTGCTTCCCAACATCCTCAGTGATTCCATTGCATGACCATCCAGAGATGACTGTCTTTAGCAAAATCCTCTATGGATCACTTCATGTTAAAGCTTACGACTGGGTCGAACCTCCATGTATTATCACACATGACAAATCACAAGGTTATCGATTTTTATTTTCTTCTCATTTGGGTGTCTAGTTTTGGTTCATTTGTGTGATTGATAATATAAAGATTTCTTTGCAATTGCTTGTAGCAGCACGGTTGGCGAAACTGGTTACCGACAAAGTGATAACGCCTCAGTCTGAACTACCAGTGTTGTACCCAAAGACTGGAGGCAATCTTCATTGTTTCACTGCGCTGACTCCATGTGCGGTGCTGGACATTCTCACACCTCCTTACAACGAAAGCGCTGGCAGGTCTTGCAGTTACTACATTGACTATCCTTTCTCCACTTTCGGTATGCAAACTTTATCCTTCTTCAGGAAAACACTATGTTTACTCTGTTTTTCGTTGACCGATGGGTAATTCTCTTTGGTTTACAGCACTGGAGGAAGGAGTGAAGAGCGTGGAAGGAAAGGAAGACGAGTACGCTTGGCTTGTGCAGATAGATACACCCGATGAGCTTCACATGCGTCCCGGATCGTATACGGGTCCAACTATTCAAGTTTAGATTGTTGCAAGTTGGTTTTGTAGCTAAGTAGAGAGTACTCTTGTATCATTGTTCCTGGAGAAGATGTCAAATACAGTTTCGGGTTAAAGATACTCCTTCATCAGTGCATGTCTGATTCACACGATTATATTATAAACTATTGAAACTGTTTAAAAAATGTACATAAAAGTCGGTATTGAGATATGGTACTCAAGTTCAAATTCAATTCTATGCTAGTGACCTGCGATTACTTTAAATCCCCAATAACACTTTGATGTTTCAGCAAAACTAATCCACCATAAGTATCTTTATCATAGTTAAATAGTATTATGGCCATGTTGGTTTGTACATCTGGAAGATGCATCTAGATGTCTTATCCAGATGTTCCATTTGGGTGTTGTTCGTTTTTTCATTTCGTCTATGCATCCGATGAATCATCTGAATGCAACTATCTTCGTTTGCTTTTCATTTTTTAACTTCCATCTACATCCAGGTGAACTTGTTAATAAATGATTGAAATATATTTTTTTACGTTTCGGGGAAAAATAGCATTTTTACGGTTTTGGCGGAAAATATTTTTGCGGTTTTTGAGGAAAAATGTGTTTTTGGCGAAAAAGTGCATTTTTGTTGTTTTGGCGGAAAAATATGTTTTTATGGATTTGGCGGAAAAATACCTTTTGCGGTTTGGACGAGAAAAGTTTATTTTGCGGTTTTGGCGGGAAAAGTGTTTTTGACGGAAAAAGTTTTTTTTCACGATTTTGGTGGGAATTTTTTTTTGCGATTTTAGCGGGAAAAGCATTTTCGCGATTTTGGCGGAAAAAAACATTTTTGCGGTTTCGACGAGAAAATACATTTTTTCTGGTTTTGGGTGGTAAAATACATTTTTCCGATTTTGGCGGAAAAATACGTTTTTCCGATTTTGGCGAGAAAATGTGTTTTCTAGTTTTGGCGGGAAAATACGTTTTTCCGGTTTTGGCGGGAAAATTCTGTTTTCCGGTTTTGGCGGGAAATGCATTTTTCTAGTTTTGGCAGGAAAATTGCGTTTTTCGGTTTTGGCGAGAAAATTGTGTTTTTCCAGTTTTGGCGAGAAAATGCTTTCTGCGGGTTTGGCCGGAAAATGCTTTTTAGAGTTTGGCGGGAAAATGCGTTTTTTGGGTTTTGGCGGGAAAATGCATTTTTTCTTGTTTTGGCGGGAAAATGCGATTTTTCCGTTTTGGTCGAAAAGTGTGGTTTTACTGGTTTGACCACTGGAAATGTGTGTTTTACGTTTTTTTGCAGAAAAATGCATCTTGCGGTTTTGGCGGAAAAATGTGTTTTTCAGTTTTTGCGAGAAAATGTATTTTTTGGTTATAGCTGAAAAATGTATATGCAAAAAAATAGAATTTAGGGTTTGAAAATAATATTTTGATTTTAAAAGGTCATTTTGTCATTTATCATTTTGGACTGAACTAAATGCATATGCATCCAGATGCACCATCAATACTCACCTTCATTTGGGTGAGAATTTGAGATGAGTTTTTAAAAAATCAGCTGGGTGATCCATCTGGATGTAGCATTATAATGCACAAAACGAACATCGATTTGCATCTTGGTCCGGACGATAGTTTCATGGTTTCAGTTCATTTCAGTTTTTACTGATCTTCTTCCTCGTAATTAACAGTGGCCGGTAAACTAACTGACATGGAGAAAACTGCCAATAAAAACTTTCAAATTAAAATTAAAATAAATTTTAACTCTTAAAAAACACTCTTAACTTTTAAATGTTTTTGTTTTTTATTAACATAAGTTTAAAGTTTTCTTGGCTTCAATTCGAAAGTCCAAAGTTTTTATAACTTTTTTTCAATTTACCTTACCGTGGTAACAATGCTGCTAAAGTTATAACAGAGTGGTCGTACAAGTTATATATGGAGGGAACTTTCAGGTGGGACCATTTTGTTTTAACTTTTTACTGTTTGATAAAGAGAAAGTGACGATCAAACAGAGCTGGATCAAGTTACCGCCGCCACGTTAATTAAACCTTCTTCTTCTTCTCTCTCGTCGTCCCCCTTTAGGTTTACCACTCTTCCTTCAACAATGGCGTCTTCGATTCTCAGAAACCCTATGCTCTCATCACCAACAACAATCACCACCCCTTCTCTTCCCTCCTTCTCCTCGAAACCCTCACCTCTCTCATTCCGCTTCCCACCCTCCCACCACCGCTCCTCTCTCCGCATCAAATCCCTCCGCCTCTCGTGCTCCCTCTCAGATCCCTCTCCTCCCCTCCGCCGCTGCCGCCCGGAGTACATCCCCAACCGCATTTCCGACCCCAACTACGTCCGAGTC
Coding sequences within:
- the LOC106295219 gene encoding plant cysteine oxidase 3 isoform X1, coding for MLSRLFKAGEKVLSNLVNKKDFHMASSNTENPPKVQELYELCKSTFTGKAPSPGSTPVQKLCYLLDSVSPGDVGLEEEAQDDDRGYGVSGVSRVNRVGRWAQPITFLDIHECDTFTMCVFCFPTSSVIPLHDHPEMTVFSKILYGSLHVKAYDWVEPPCIITHDKSQAARLAKLVTDKVITPQSELPVLYPKTGGNLHCFTALTPCAVLDILTPPYNESAGRSCSYYIDYPFSTFALEEGVKSVEGKEDEYAWLVQIDTPDELHMRPGSYTGPTIQV
- the LOC106295219 gene encoding plant cysteine oxidase 3 isoform X2; translation: MLSRLFKAGEKVLSNLVNKKDFHMASSNTENPPKVQELYELCKSTFTGKAPSPGSTPVQKLCYLLDSVSPGDVGLEEEAQDDDRGYGVSGVSRVNRVGRWAQPITFLDIHECDTFTMCVFCFPTSSVIPLHDHPEMTVFSKILYGSLHVKAYDWVEPPCIITHDKSQARLAKLVTDKVITPQSELPVLYPKTGGNLHCFTALTPCAVLDILTPPYNESAGRSCSYYIDYPFSTFALEEGVKSVEGKEDEYAWLVQIDTPDELHMRPGSYTGPTIQV